In Gossypium arboreum isolate Shixiya-1 chromosome 5, ASM2569848v2, whole genome shotgun sequence, a single genomic region encodes these proteins:
- the LOC108449942 gene encoding UDP-rhamnose/UDP-galactose transporter 6: protein MAPANKAERKAVVDASAWMFNVVTSVGIIIVNKALMATYGFSFATTLTGLHFATTTLMTAVLRWLGYIQSSHLPMAELLKFVLFANFSIVGMNVSLMWNSVGFYQIAKLSMIPVSCFLEVVMDKIRYSRDTKLSIAVVLLGVGVCTVTDVSVNTKGFIAAFIAVWSTSLQQYYVHHLQRRYNLSSFNLLGHTAPAQAGTLLLLGPFLDYWLTSQRVDAYNYNIVSIMFILLSCTIAVGTNLSQFICIGRFTAVSFQVLGHMKTILVLIMGFFFFGKEGLNLHVVLGMIIAVAGMIWYGNASSKPGGKERRSLSLPTIRQQKPSNLSDSNEHDSKV from the exons ATGGCTCCAGCTAACAAGGCTGAAAGAAAGGCAGTTGTAGATGCGTCTGCCTGGATGTTCAATGTTGTCACTTCTGTTGGAATTATTATTGTCAATAAAGCCTTGATGGCTACTTATGGTTTCAGTTTTG CCACAACATTAACTGGTTTGCATTTTGCTACCACAACCTTGATGACAGCTGTTCTAAGATGGTTAGGATACATTCAATCTTCTCACCTACCCATGGCTGAGCTTTTGAAATTTGTTTTATTTGCAAACTTCTCTATTGTTGGAATGAACGTTAGTCTGATGTGGAACTCTGTGGGATTTTATCAG ATTGCAAAGCTCAGTATGATTCCTGTATCCTGTTTTTTGGAAGTTGTGATGGACAAGATTCGGTACTCCAGAGACACAAAGCTGAGCATAGCTGTTGTTCTTCTGGGCGTTGGTGTTTGTACTGTGACCGATGTGAGTGTTAATACCAAGGGTTTCATAGCTGCCTTCATTGCAGTTTGGAGTACGTCTCTGCAGCAGTAT tATGTACATCACCTTCAGCGAAGGTACAACCTTAGTTCCTTCAACCTACTGGGACACACTGCTCCTGCCCAGGCTGGAACACTGCTGCTATTAGGACCATTTCTGGATTATTGGTTGACAAGCCAGAGAGTTGATGCCTATAATTATAATATAGTATCTATT ATGTTTATATTACTTTCATGTACTATAGCAGTTGGAACCAACCTCAGCCAATTCATCTGCATTGGCAGATTTACTGCAGTGTCTTTCCAAGTACTTGGCCATATGAAGACAATCCTCGTATTGATTATGGGATTCTTTTTCTTCGGAAAAGAAGGCCTCAATCTACATGTGGTTCTGGGCATGATCATAGCAGTGGCTGGAATGATTTGGTACGGAAATGCTTCATCTAAGCCTGGTGGGAAAGAGCGTCGCAGCCTATCTCTTCCTACAATCCGACAACAAAAGCCCAGCAATTTATCGGATTCTAATGAACATGATTCGAAAGTTTGA